The Armatimonadota bacterium genome segment GAGGCGACGGTCGCCGCGCACCGACTTGGGGGCAACAGGCGGGTCATCGCGGGTGTAGTCATCGCGGCGTTGGTCTTTGGCCTGGCCTTCGCGTTCCTGCTGAACCTGACCACCTTCTACGAGTACGGCGGCCTGGTTCTGTCCAGTCCCGGAGGCATCGAGGGCGGCCAGATGACTCAGGAAGTGCTGGGACAGTTCCGGGCGATCTCGCAGTGGATCGACCAGCCCGTGAAGCCCAATGTGCAGAAGATCAGCTACACGGTTTTCGGTGCGGTGATGGTGCTCCTGATGATCATCGGGCGGCGCCTGTGGCTGCGCTTTCCCTTCCACCCTGGCGGGTACGCGCTGGCCTTCTGTCATCAGGGGTCTTATATGTGGTTCCCGGCACTTCTCCTGTGGGGCGCGAAGACCCTGGTGCTGCACATCGGCGGCGTGAAAACATACCTGCGGGTTGCGCGAGGTTTCCTGGCCTTCACGCTGGGGCATTTCTTCTCAATCGGCGTCTGGAGCCTTGTGGGACTTCTCGCAGGGGAATGGGTCCGGCGCTATATCGTCTGGTTCCTGTGAAAAAGGGGAGACCCGGCGCCAGGATTGCCCGCCCCACGCGACTGGGGTGGATGCCCTGCGCGTCCGGCCGGACGCTCGGACCGACGCGATCCGGTTACGGATCGCCGGTCTCGTAGACCCGGGTTTCAACCCGGGGCAGGGGCTACGTCTTTCGCTCTTTGGTCTTCGCGGCGGGGAAGAGGATGTTGTTGAGAATCAGCCGGTAACCCGGCGAATGCTTGTGCTGGATCAGATCCGTCGCCGGTTCGCCCACCACGTGGGCGTAGTCCTCCGGGTCATGCCCAGACAGGAATGTCCACGTACCGTCCCCGAAATCCCCGTGGATATACTTCACCTTGTCCTGCCCAGGAAAATCCCCGAGGACGATGGCGCTTCCTTTGATACGGCTGCGACGGAACGCCGTGGTCTGACCCAGGAAGTCCGGCACAGCGTTCACGTGGCATTGGGTGAGCATCGTGGCGATGGGGTCCTGACGAGCCGAGAACTCGAAGAGCGTGAAGGTCTCTCCCGTGGAGACCATGCTCGCACCGCGCGGGGGCACATCAATGTCGGATAGCTCGACAACCGTGGGGTTGAGCTGCAGGCGAAAGTCCTTGAAGGCCAGAGTGCGGCTGTAGTCCAGGCGCTCCTGGCAATCCGGGTCTATCGGCGTTCCGTCCAGTTCCGGCGCCACGATGTCCAGCCCGTGCGCCGCGAGAGCGATGTCCAGGCTGTCAGTAGCGCTGCACATCGCGAACAGGAACCCGCCGCGAGACACCCACTCGGCGATCCTTTCCGCCACTGCCGACTTGAGCTGCGGGACGGTGGCGAAACCGAGTTCCGAAGCCATCTGGCGGGAGGTCAGCACCGTGCGGCGGTACCACGGCTTGTGCTGGAACTGGACGAAGAACTTGCCGAACTGGCCGGTGAAATCCTCGTGGTGCAGGTGCATCCATTCGTAGTCCGCAAGCTTTCCACCGAGCACCTCGCGATCCCAGACCTTGTCATACTTGATCTGAGCATACTCCAGGGCCAGGCGCACCGCGTCGTCCCAGGGCTCCACGTCCGGCGGCACGTAGACCGCCACCTTGGGCGCTTTCGTCAGGACGATACGCTCCATGTTCCCCGCATCCATGGTGGCCTGGATTGCCCTGCGACCCGCCGGGGTTACGGCCTCGCAGGACACCCCGAGTTCCCGGGCCCGGCTGCGCACGTCGTCGCGGTCGGGCAGGAGAAATGCCCCCGCGCGGTAGTTCAGGAGCCACTCACACTCGTACGTGCGGGGCTCCTCCAGGCACCAGTAGGTGAGCCCGTAGGCCCGCAGGTGGTCGCTCTGCGCCTTGTCCATGGGCACGAGCAGCCATTGGGCGCAGGCGGGCATTGCGGCTAGAAGCGCGCATGAGAAAGCGATAGCGGAAAGAGAGATCATCCGACGGTTTTCGATGATGTCAGCTCCCCTTCATCGTCGGGAAGGCCGGCGCGTACCAGTCCGGCGTGGCGCGGGTGATGGTCAGCCCGTACACTCGCCCTGCGCCGGCCCGTTTCAGTGTCCGCGCGGCTTCCCACATTGTCGCCCCGGTCGTATAGACGTCATCCACCAGCAGAAGGGTTGCATCCTTGAGCTTCCAAGGCTTGCGGGCCTCGAAGGCGCCCCTGATATTCTCCTCGCGCTGGGTGGGGGTGAGGTCCACCTGCGGCACGGTATTGCGCACCCGTGCCAGCACGTCCTCCCAGAGCGCAATTCCGGTCTCTTCAGCCAGGCC includes the following:
- a CDS encoding asparagine synthetase B, whose amino-acid sequence is MPACAQWLLVPMDKAQSDHLRAYGLTYWCLEEPRTYECEWLLNYRAGAFLLPDRDDVRSRARELGVSCEAVTPAGRRAIQATMDAGNMERIVLTKAPKVAVYVPPDVEPWDDAVRLALEYAQIKYDKVWDREVLGGKLADYEWMHLHHEDFTGQFGKFFVQFQHKPWYRRTVLTSRQMASELGFATVPQLKSAVAERIAEWVSRGGFLFAMCSATDSLDIALAAHGLDIVAPELDGTPIDPDCQERLDYSRTLAFKDFRLQLNPTVVELSDIDVPPRGASMVSTGETFTLFEFSARQDPIATMLTQCHVNAVPDFLGQTTAFRRSRIKGSAIVLGDFPGQDKVKYIHGDFGDGTWTFLSGHDPEDYAHVVGEPATDLIQHKHSPGYRLILNNILFPAAKTKERKT